The genomic segment AAGATCTCGATCTGCGCCCCGACCGTGTTCAGCCGCTCCGCGAGGTCCTCGTAACCGCGGTTGATGACATAGACGTTGCGCAGGACGGACGTGCCCTCGGCGGCCATCATCGCGAGGAGGACGACGACGGCCGGGCGCAGCGCGGGCGGGCACATCATCTCGGCGGCGCGCCAGCGGGTGGGGCCCTCGACCAGGACGCGGTGGGGGTCCAGCAACTGGAGGCGGCCGCCGAGGCGGTTGAGGTCCGTCAGGTAGATCGCGCGGTTGTCGTAGACCCAGTCGTGGATGAGGGTCTGGCCCTGCGCGGCGGCGGCGATGGCCGCGAAGAACGGGACGTTGTCGATGTTCAGGCCGGGGAACGGCATGGGGTGGATCTTGTCGATCGGCGCCTGCAGCTTCGAGGGCCGGACGGTGAGGTCCACCAGACGCGTACGGCCGTTGTCGGCGAAGTACTCCGCCGAGCGGTCGTGGTCGAGGCCCATCTCCTCCAGGACCGCCAGCTCGATCTCCAGGAACTCGATCGGCACCCGGCGCACGGTCAGTTCGGACTCGGTGACGACCGCCGCGGCGAGCAGGCTCATCGCCTCGACCGGGTCCTCGGAGGGCGAGTAGTCGACGTCCACGTCGATGCGCGGCACCCCGTGCACGGTGAGCGTGGTGGTGCCGATGCCCTCCACCCGTACGCCGAGCGCCTCCAGGAAGAAGCAGAGGTCCTGGACCATGTAGTTGGACGAGGCGTTGCGGATGACGGTCACGCCGTCGTGCCGGGCGGCGGCGAGCAGCGCGTTCTCGGTCACCGTGTCGCCGCGCTCGGTCAGCACGATCGGCCGACCGGGGGTGACGGACCGGTCCACCACGGCGTGGTAGAGCCCCTCGGTGGCCGTGACGTCGAGGCCGAACCGGCGCAGCGCGATCATGTGCGGCTCGATCGTCCGCGTCCCGAGGTCGCAACCGCCCGCGTACGGCAGCTTGAAGTGGTCCATGCGGTGCAGCAGCGGGCCGAGGAACATGATGATCGAGCGGGTGCGGCGGGCCGCCTCCGCGTCGATCGCGTCGAGGTCCAGTTCGGCCGGCGGCACGATCTCCAGGTCGACACCGCCGTTGATCCACCGGGTGCGTACGCCGATGGAGCCGAGCACCTCCAGAAGGCGGTACACCTCCTCGATCCGGGCCACCCTGCGCAGCACTGTGCGCCCCTTGTTCAACAAGGAGGCGCACAGCAGCGCGACACACGCGTTCTTGCTGGTCTTCACGTCGATCGAGCCGGACAGTCGACGCCCACCGACCACCCGCAGATGCATCGGACCCGCGTATCCCAGCGAGACGATCTCACTGTCCAGGGCTTCACCGATTCGGGCGATCATCTCAAGGCTGATGTTTTGATTACCGCGCTCGATACGATTCACCGCGCTCTGACTCGTGCCGAGCGCCTCCGCCAACTGCGACTGCGTCCAGCCACGGTGCTGCCTTGCGTCACGGATGAGCTTGCCGATGCGTTCGAGGTAGTCGTCTGCCATGAGGTCGAGGTTATCTCAGATATGAGATGGTGCCTCTTGGGGGGTCTGTTGGAGGTGCTGCGGAGG from the Streptomyces sp. NBC_00310 genome contains:
- a CDS encoding helix-turn-helix domain-containing protein, whose translation is MADDYLERIGKLIRDARQHRGWTQSQLAEALGTSQSAVNRIERGNQNISLEMIARIGEALDSEIVSLGYAGPMHLRVVGGRRLSGSIDVKTSKNACVALLCASLLNKGRTVLRRVARIEEVYRLLEVLGSIGVRTRWINGGVDLEIVPPAELDLDAIDAEAARRTRSIIMFLGPLLHRMDHFKLPYAGGCDLGTRTIEPHMIALRRFGLDVTATEGLYHAVVDRSVTPGRPIVLTERGDTVTENALLAAARHDGVTVIRNASSNYMVQDLCFFLEALGVRVEGIGTTTLTVHGVPRIDVDVDYSPSEDPVEAMSLLAAAVVTESELTVRRVPIEFLEIELAVLEEMGLDHDRSAEYFADNGRTRLVDLTVRPSKLQAPIDKIHPMPFPGLNIDNVPFFAAIAAAAQGQTLIHDWVYDNRAIYLTDLNRLGGRLQLLDPHRVLVEGPTRWRAAEMMCPPALRPAVVVLLAMMAAEGTSVLRNVYVINRGYEDLAERLNTVGAQIEIFRDI